The following is a genomic window from Phaseolus vulgaris cultivar G19833 chromosome 6, P. vulgaris v2.0, whole genome shotgun sequence.
CAGTGATCAAATTATTCTCCCTTGATCTCAGCAGCAGCAGCATCGGCCCAATTAGCTGCACTTCCAGTGCGAGGAATGCTGGGAATCTTTGTGTACAGATCCACCTGAAAATATACACTCAAGATATTTCCACTGTCATCTTCATGCACAACACCTCGAACCTTGTGCAGTGGATGATCAAAGCTTGTCAACCCACTTCCATTGATGAAAATGCACCCTGCATTCAAGTCCAAGAAGTAAATGAAAATCACAATGCAATCTGCTTACTTCGAATCCATTAAGGATTCATCTTTGATGTTGAGTGCATACTCGATCAGAGCCcgaatataagaaaaaaaatatacaattcaTACAAATTGCGAATGTTATTAGTTAACCttgtttaattttcttaaaaaaattgtttcaaatgAGAATACTCTCTCCATTTTGAAAGAGAAGTTGTAGATATAGGAGTATTTTAGAGATTGTTTCATTAAATTAGCTAAAATTAGTTAGGATTTATTATATCTGAGTTTAGAATTGTTTATATTTGAATTGAGAAAGTTGAAAGCTGAGAGCATTTAGAAAATGGAAAGTTAGAAAAGGTAAACTAACCGGGAGGAAAATTTGCACAAGCTTGTCCACATCCCTCTTTGATGATTGAAGGGTCATCGGAACAGATTAAGGATCCATCTCTTGCCATTCCCCATTGAAATTCCACACTTCCATCACGATCCTAACATGCAAGAACTATGTCAGAAACAACACTATCAAACTATCCATGTAGAAGAGGCTTAATTTCCTGGACATTTGTAGAGTAAGAACAAACAAAAGGTAAACCATTTTGTGATCAGACCTCACCCTGGCAATAAAAAGAGTATGCGTCCTTGCATCAAAGATGATGAATGCAAATTTTCCATCAAGATGTTTAACAACTTGGTCAGGTGGGTAGGGGGCTCGATCTCTTAGGACCTTATATGCTTCAATCACAATCATGGCTTCTGTTGCTTGCCTTGGAAGGCCATAATGATGCCTAAGGTCAGCAATGTTTTCTAGAGCTCCCACAAAAACGCAGAAGATATCATCCAAAACAACAATAGACCTGATTCATTTACAACAACTACAGATTAGCGTGTTTGGctgaatatttataaaatagagAGTGTAAAATTTGTATCATATGCAAATAATACTCCAAGACAAGGTTACTTTAACTCATTTGATTTTGGACTAGAACCAATTCTTCAAACTGAGACTAAAATCACTTTAACCCGAACCAAACACATATTTAACCAACTAAACAATGAGAAATAGTTGCAAGGAGATGGTTTTCAATGGATTAGAACAAAACTAGACATCCAGTTGAATCCCAATTCAAAGGgcagaaaaaaatttaaaacttgaATTCATGTAGATGCTTCACTGAAGTAAACATAGTAGCAAGTTTTTATTGAATCCCAGGCCTGGTGAGAATTCAAAGTTAAGAACAACTGCAAGGTTATTGTACTATTAGATACATCCTTCTTACAGAAAGCCATTTCTTGGCTAAGGCATGCATGTGCTTGAGAAATGAAAATAGATAAATCAATCAAATAAACTTTATATATGTACCTGGGGTGTATTGGACTTTCGTCTTCATGGGACAGAGCCATAAAATTCCCGTGTGAAAGGTTGTAAACTGCAGAATCCGGCCACATAGATTGAAAATTCTCTACAATCTCTTGTGGGGTCTTTGAATTGTTGGATCCCATTGCCGGAAGCCTCAGTTCCTCCGGTGGTTTTCCAATGGCTTTTTCAAACACCGCCAACATTTTTGCTTAGTTAGTTCAATGGTTCTTCAGCTTGTGCTCTCCTCTCAAATCTGGTTTAATAGGACTGAGGTTCAACTATTTCGTGATGGAATGGAaccattattaaaaaattcacaAGCTAACAAACAGTGGCATTGGAGATTATGCATGTGGCAAACTCACAGGATGGTGTCAGAATCCGTGGTGATACGTGTAATATACTTAACCAACATAAAAGTTACATGCAGAGGTGGTACCAAAGGTCGTTGGTCTGTCTTTCTTTTGCAGTCTTTGTAAACAGTCACATTACCAATTATTACTGTCCGAACAAACAGCTTTTTTATTTGTACTCCTAAATATTTACAATCATAGAGATGTGAGATATATTTTCTGTCCAATAATAACTAGAAATCTCTATTGTTCTTATcgatttttttatcagaaaaaacaattaaattaaatcagtTTTTAGAGATGTTTCAACTAACAGTATCTTTCCATATTTACATCTAAAAATCATAGATTATTTATCaactaaagaaaaaatatcaaattatatactctgactaaaaaaaatatcaaattaaatacatatataCGTTCTGACTCCAGTCAGAAAACGAGAAATCAATCCAAACCAATCCAATTACGTGTGTCCAGAAGCCTCTTTGGACTGTttcaaaatcaatatttttgtGACTGATATCTACCACACCAATCAGCCATGCTTATCCATTAGCAACTTTTGGACTATTTAGGAAAGAGTATTTACGTGACTGAAAGAGTTTTCTACGTGCTTCTTTTGCTCGTCAATTTAGTTGTATTCCATGATAAGATGTTGAGtagtacaaataaaataaaactgtaGAAGATAGACTTTGATAGGTTGCGAAAAGCAGTCAAATTCTGTAAAAGTGGCAGTTTCAGTTTAAACTCAATTGCTAAAATCTATGCATTTGATAAACTTGATTTGGCACCATTCAAGATTCTGGCAATTCACTATACTATAACAAACAAAATTCAATTCTCGAAGCCTCAGGAAACTACCACTAATAAATCAAGGTGTTTATTGATACTGATAGTTAAAGATTAAACGACAAAGTTATATCAAGATTATATAAATAGATTCTTCTTTTGTTGGTTACTTTTTTTCtaactataaatatatattgttccatggtcattttttttaaattttacgaCAAATTTTTTCAGTCATTTAGATTATCAAGAAATAGTTACACAAAACATATGTCCAAAAGTTTTCTGTGTGCTATTAAATCAAAGTCCACTTTCATTTCGGAAAGGAGATTaccttaatttttaaaagatagagaaataaaTGTTCCAAAACATGTTTGTATGTTTCTTGCTCATGTGTTGGCTCGATAATCCAACCCAAAAAGATAATTCCATCAGATACACTCAAAGTTACAGAGTGTGTCATTTTTTTTAAGCAGGTGACTAGTgtgtttctctctttctcttaaaGAAGAAAATCTAATTGCGAGATTAGAAATAGATGAAAGGTTTCATGATTTTTCTTAGGAAGCATGCTATTCATTTCATGCAATGATATGTGAAGACAGAAACTTCAGAATGTTTAAAATTATAGTCTACATATAATTCAAGTAGGACATTGTTGTCATTGTCCAAAAATCCAAACTGCAATAATACATGGTATGCTTGGTGGATGAGAAGGAGAATGGTAGGTCAATGGTCAATGCCATCAGCTACTTCCATCTCTTATTTATGCACCAAAGAAACCAGTATCTGAAATAAACCTTCCTACAACACGAAGAAGGATCATATTAAGCATCAGGAACTCTTAGAGAACCAAATGAAATTGAGATGGGTTTGAAAAGTTATGGGGATCACCAATATTTAACTAATTCATTTAGCTAGAATAGGAACACCACAGGCTGCAGGAGCATGCTTTCCTTTCTTAAAGACAAGGTTTCCTCTCACAAAAGTCTCCAAAACTTCTCCTGATAACCTTCTTCCCATGTAAGCAGAGAGGCTCTAAATACCAAAAAGGCCATTGTTTAACCCATGGGATTCAGAAAAACAGCCAAAATATTAGCATGTAGATAAAGTGAGCAATACTATATCTTTATGAAAGAgtgaactttttttttgttaatgcTTTTTTCTAAGAGAAAAGTAATTAACaacataaataaagaaataatacagtttcttttttcctttactGAAGTAGTGGGAGGAACAATTTGGTTCCTCTAGCATCTACTTTTCCCAAAAGCAATTGTCAAACAAGAAAAATTTAGAAAGAACAGAAAGTGATTGACAGAATGAGTTCAATAATAGGATAAAGAAAAATCAAGACGTACAGGATGTTTAAGGAAAACAGGATAATGTTCATTCAGCTCAAACTCCACCTCTGGTTTCCAAACTACAATATCAGCATGGTTTCCAACAGCAATGGACCCCTAAAACATAAATGAAACCTTAGTCAGATTTTAACTGAATACTTCTCAACATATACTTTTAGTAACACATCAAGGAAGTAAAATGCACAAGGTTCATTTCTTTCAGACAATCTTGAGGGATGAGGCTTGGCTATATTAGAATTGAAATAGCATAAGACCTTGGGTTCAAACTTGCTCCTTTGTTGGCTGGTTCAGACGAAAATCTTATTTCTTTGATTTAGGGATTGGAACCAAAAGAACAatatatttcaatatatttCAGTTACTTAGTTCAAAAGAATATTGTCACAAGtagaaatgaaaatgaaaaaattagaTTGCAATAATCTTTTTAGAGTATATCCAAAGTCAGAGGCAAAGGAGGAAACTACAATTATCTCACCTTTGATTCTATCCCTGCAAATGTTGCAGGTTTCTTGCTCCACAATAACGACAAGTGTTCCAGAGTTAGTCCATGTTTCTTCCCATAAGACCACGTCACTGGAAGATCGAACTACAATTGAACCTCAGTTAGTCTTTAGACTAATTATAGTATTCAAGATTGcagtataaaaaaatctaattcaGCTGAAAGTTTGAAGCATGGAAACTAGCAATTGGTTTTCTGATTAAAATATTGCTTAAATTCATCATCATTGCATCTTTTTTGCTGATACCCTCTAGTTATATTTTAGTGGTGTGTTTTGGTGGAAGGGTTATTTTAAAAAGTGAGTTTGCAATTATTTGTATACAATAGTTTGATTACACCTTTAGTTAGaataaattcatatattattttagaaaataagttAAAGTCTAACTCTATAAATTCAACTTAATCATATTTTCATACTTTTGTTATTAATGTAAGATCTTCAAGAGGTAACACAATActttttattagattttttacTTATTTCTATTCATCTCTCTAGTTTCATTGCATATAAGAAAAATGGTCTAACTTCACTGTAAGAAAACTAACTAACCTGCAAAGATGATATGCCCCCCCAAGCCTTCAAGAAGTCACCCTCCTCAAGAAGCTTGAGTTGAGGCAGGGTTGGTGAATGATCAGAACTTAATAGGTCAATGTGTCCCTCCTGAAATGAAGAATAAAACAAGTAAATAACTGATGAGATCATAAATGATTAAAGTAAGATAATGCTTTGTATTTTAGGAGAGGAAGTGTACCAATACTGCCTTCCATAATTTGCCTTTGTTGTATGCATCACGAATGGGAGGAGAGCACTTAAAACGAGTATCTCCATTTGGTATCTCTTCAGAAGAGAAAGCTAAGTAATGGGGACAAGTCTCAACACTTATGCTGTCACCACGACTTTTTGCTTCCTGTGCAATATAAATGCATAAATTAGCTCTCACATATCAATTTTCTTTCATATAAAACTTATGCTAGACATCACTATAAAATCTGACATCTCAACTAGACTGATACTCGAGACTtcaatagaaaaagaaaactagCTGCAAgttcatatttaattttaaccATTACCAACAGTCCATTGTCAACAGCATTGCAAAATACTAAACGATGAAAATAAGCACACAATACCTTAATCAGATCTAAGGAAGCACTTGAATCAGACAAGTGAGCAATGTGAACATGTGCTCCTTCTAATGGACCACCAATTCTTGTGTCTTTCGTAACACCTACGAGTTCTTTAATGGCTGCTTCCTCCCTGGAAAAGTAAAGAAgacatttcataattttttatggaAATTTCAAGAGCATTATGTCAATTAAAGATACGTGGTATTGTTCTCATCCAAGATTTCAAATGGATTGCATCATAGAAAAAGATACTGGACAGATATTTCATATTGTTAGATTttcttaaaacatttaaaaaacatCTTGAGAGTCTTGTTTATTTCACCCTCAGTCATAGCTTTCACCTAATTGGGGCCAAAATTTCCACTCAATTAGGAGCCCCCACACCAATTTTACCCGAAGCATCTGGTAAGTGAATTCAGATGTGAAAACTTTGGATAAGTTAAGCAACAGTTTAACTAATTTCACGTTTTGAACATAAAGAAGGAACAAGCATAACAAATAATTTATCTGGAATAACTTTATGGTTTACaggcatttttttttttaattagaaaatgAAGTATTAAAATGTCTTACCATGAAGGTGGTCTAGTGTGGAGATAGGTCAAGTAAGTACGAGGACCACCTTTATCAGTAAGCTCCAAATGTTGTTGAATCTCAGAGTGCACATATAAAGGCCTTCTATACTTTGCCAACACAGACAATCCCTCCTGAAAAGTACATTGTAAAACAGTTGAACAAGGCCAAAAAGAAAGCTACTCCTTTTTGTAAAACATTACCCTAACAGATCTTTTGAGTGAAAAGTAATGCAACCAATAATAGTATTTCAAGAAATGCAACTATCCCATGTCATGTTAATATGCAAGAGGAATTAGGTCTGCAAATATAATTAACTGATTAAAACAAATTCCAGCTATAACTTTACTTAGTTTATAAGGAATGTACCTTGATATGGTGAATAGTAGTCATAGGAAAGTCACTAATTCCTGAAGGACACATAAAAGACTAAAAACACAAAGGGGAAAAAAGAGAGTTAGatcaaaacataacaaatatTGCCACACAGATATATGATGTTTTTGAATCATGAAGTTGATCCCAGTGAGTATGTCCTTGACCTCTAAGCAACTTTGCATAGTAATGCACAACCTTTCAAATGGTTACCTTCAAACCAAGAACACCAGCACTTAAGAGACCTTCAAGAATACTTGTATTAAGGGCATTTTCAGGGATTAGGCCACCCCAAAATCCTGTATAAGATTATAAAAACGTTTCAGAAACTCAATTAATCGTATCTGTGGCAGAGGTTGCTGGTCATACCAACGTCAACATAGATTCTGTTCTCTGCAGCTTCAAGCTGGAAACAGGTGGGAACTTATGTTAGTAGaagaaaaaagtattttattcaACAGTTATCCCTAAGTAACCAAACAAATGCAACACCTCTAAAAACAGACTACACATACAGGATCAATATTTAATTgtcttgaaaattttaaatgataTATATCAGTTGGAAACCTCCTTCTATCACTTTGAATGAAAAAATTCATTGTAAGAGGATGGATATTATTTATTAGTTATTTACTTATTATATAGATAATATTATTACttctataaaaatttaaatgcaCATACAGGATCAATCACTGATACCTTAAGTTTCAGTGTTTCCTTAGACACAGTTGTTGGGTGATTGTTTAGAGGCATGTCAACCACTGTGGTTACACCACCTGTTGAAAGTTGAAACAGTGTTGGAACAGATCTATGGGATATACATGAACCAAACTGCATAAGTTATGCATATCAACAACAGTTGACATAAACAGGACAACTATCATTAGGAAGAGATTGAAAGATTATTGAAGTTATCCACCTAAGTTACATCTGATGAGGACTGATAAGTCATAAAAAGTTGCAGTTTTCTTTGTTCTAAGCTTGGAATCTAGATGTACTTTAGAAGCATaggaaaaaatattaagatttcCGCTGAAGTCCTATCAATTTCTTAGGTATACTGCTAATTAAGGAAATGTGTAGATCAATAGAGGAATAGCATCTGCATACCAGCAGCAGCAGCTCTGGTACCAGTATCAAATCCTTCCCATGCAGTTCTTCCTGGTTCATCAAGATGTACATGTCTGCCAAAGTATGTGATATAAATAATCAGAGGAAGTGCAGCAGACAGAAATCATGtgcaagataaaaaaaatcaacatgtGGAGTTCCACTGATTATGATGGTACTGATAATCAACTCTTCTAGCCTAGAATTTCTTGTTAGGAATTCAAGTATGAATTGAAAGTTTCATATTAAATAGAACTGAGAAAGTTGAGTggtatataaagaaaaaagacTCAGAAAGACATAGCCTTAAGGTTTTTGGTTGATGGTGATTTCATGTTATCTTATACGGACAACTCATACCTTAGTGGTGATAAATCTCCCCAGTTCCATCCCAGTAAAAAAATCCCAACAATGGTAATGTTAGGGacaatataatttgtttttcttctaaaagtgaaaataaacaaaagggatataaaattgttttcttcctctttttttatttttttattttccctaTTTTCCTTCAGTTGGTTAAATATATGGTGCTCATGAAGTAAAAATTGTAGCATTGAATACTGATGATGATATGACAACAACAAtagcaataaaaataataattaagataGAAAGAACTTATTATTGGAGGAAGTAAATCCTCTTTTTAGTTCCTATATTAATGTAATCTTTGCCAGCCTGCTACTTTTATAATGACTCGTATGCAACAATCTAATAGTCCGAATTTTACTTATAATGATTGCTACTAAGTTTAGTGAGACAAAACTCAATGAAGAAAAGAATCACTTTTAAAATTCTATATTACAATAAGTAAGGACTGATATATGGAGTAAACAGTGCTGATTTGTCATGTGAAAGCCAAGTCTTCAAA
Proteins encoded in this region:
- the LOC137832599 gene encoding stem-specific protein TSJT1-like is translated as MLAVFEKAIGKPPEELRLPAMGSNNSKTPQEIVENFQSMWPDSAVYNLSHGNFMALSHEDESPIHPRSIVVLDDIFCVFVGALENIADLRHHYGLPRQATEAMIVIEAYKVLRDRAPYPPDQVVKHLDGKFAFIIFDARTHTLFIARDRDGSVEFQWGMARDGSLICSDDPSIIKEGCGQACANFPPGCIFINGSGLTSFDHPLHKVRGVVHEDDSGNILSVYFQVDLYTKIPSIPRTGSAANWADAAAAEIKGE
- the LOC137832598 gene encoding allantoinase-like; protein product: MERFVWRVLPFLTFLVSFIVFFYLQDSYRAQLHPQVKLTENKCSLLHHRHFWITSKRIVTPQGIISGSVEIKEGNIISVIEGYGKQGNSKHEEVIDYGDAVVMPGLIDVHVHLDEPGRTAWEGFDTGTRAAAAGGVTTVVDMPLNNHPTTVSKETLKLKLEAAENRIYVDVGFWGGLIPENALNTSILEGLLSAGVLGLKSFMCPSGISDFPMTTIHHIKEGLSVLAKYRRPLYVHSEIQQHLELTDKGGPRTYLTYLHTRPPSWEEAAIKELVGVTKDTRIGGPLEGAHVHIAHLSDSSASLDLIKEAKSRGDSISVETCPHYLAFSSEEIPNGDTRFKCSPPIRDAYNKGKLWKAVLEGHIDLLSSDHSPTLPQLKLLEEGDFLKAWGGISSLQFDLPVTWSYGKKHGLTLEHLSLLWSKKPATFAGIESKGSIAVGNHADIVVWKPEVEFELNEHYPVFLKHPSLSAYMGRRLSGEVLETFVRGNLVFKKGKHAPAACGVPILAK